DNA sequence from the Butyricimonas faecalis genome:
AAACGATTTGCGAAAGGATGTGCTTGAAATGAAACTTCACCACGCCGTTATTCGTACTATACACCTGTTCCCTAGCGATACCATACATCACATCGTGGTTCTTATGCTTCACCTGTATATTATCATCCGGCAAGTCGGTATTAAATTCATCCAGACATTTGTAGTGAACTCCTTGGAATTTATTTGTAAATTCCCATTCATAATGCTCATCCGACCGTCCGATTGTAGTTCCCGGATATATCGCGTAGAAATTCAACACATCCACAGGCCAATAGTGAACTTCGCTCAAGTTAGAATAATACCATTTGTTTAGCTTGTCATACCACTTTATCCTCACGCCATGATGATTATAGTTCACATCAACGCATCCGATAAAAGGCACACCGTTCGTAGTATAACAGAAAACGCTAAAGTCCTCACTCTTCAAATTAGATGAATTGATAGGAGTAACCCTTGTCTCTACCGCATTACTCAAAACATTAAAACTTATTACATTCCGAGAAGAAGTTTCCACATTCGCAATCTCCATATCGGAGCATCCTGCCAATAATACCCCAAAGATCGCTACCCATGTCACACTCATTTTGTTCATAGCACGAATAAAAAAACTCAAATATTTGTTTACAATTTTATATCTTCATTCACATCACACCAATCATCAACATCCACCTCAAAGCCTGCGCCACTTTCACCAGGATTATCCGGAATGTCATAATCCAAATGAATCACGAGATGTACATCTGCCAGATGGCCCGAGACCGGAACGCCGCGAATCTGTTGTGAAACATCTTGTTCCAACACATACATACCCCCGTTTCGATTCTTAAGGTACAATTTAAACACATTCGGTTGTGAGCCTTCTTGGCAATATCCGAACGTATAGAATCCCCCTTTCACCTGCTTATCGGATAACGTTCCCCCGAAAAGTAAACTTTCCGAAAGCTCCTCCGGCAAGCGATCTCCTGCCATGAGCAGCGAACTTGCCATATTCGATAGGCTAGCCCGAACGTCTGTCACCCGTGACAAATTGCGGATACCGTTTACCTCGTAGGTATATCGACACACCCGATTCTTCGGCACAATCGGAACAGAAACTTCTGTCCCTGCCGGAATTC
Encoded proteins:
- a CDS encoding fimbrillin family protein, with amino-acid sequence MNKMSVTWVAIFGVLLAGCSDMEIANVETSSRNVISFNVLSNAVETRVTPINSSNLKSEDFSVFCYTTNGVPFIGCVDVNYNHHGVRIKWYDKLNKWYYSNLSEVHYWPVDVLNFYAIYPGTTIGRSDEHYEWEFTNKFQGVHYKCLDEFNTDLPDDNIQVKHKNHDVMYGIAREQVYSTNNGVVKFHFKHILSQIVFKAKKNLESMTVTIKDIKLHNIKQGGTFTYPDVQYTKADVETSRDCWSKVDEADTYSPYIIKDGNISVGTDDTDITVSGDSPSLVVPQGVTAWVVSGDDKKNIAGADEVGQSYLSVTCILKQNGQDLTTTDDAGYSTSIYRSAQTGCRVNAMFIR
- a CDS encoding DUF5119 domain-containing protein, which encodes MKLIRWTFLCVLLFIACEHKELCYSHPHFVSVRVTFDWSQIYNHEKPSGMRVIFFPKDEKGESWTFDFPDGKDRVIEIPENDYQVVSFNYDTEGIAWWNSERFADFTAGTREASSPEGVLMYTTPSWLCGDDLSDVRLKGIPAGTEVSVPIVPKNRVCRYTYEVNGIRNLSRVTDVRASLSNMASSLLMAGDRLPEELSESLLFGGTLSDKQVKGGFYTFGYCQEGSQPNVFKLYLKNRNGGMYVLEQDVSQQIRGVPVSGHLADVHLVIHLDYDIPDNPGESGAGFEVDVDDWCDVNEDIKL